A genomic segment from Methanoplanus limicola DSM 2279 encodes:
- a CDS encoding RNA polymerase sigma factor sigma-70 region 4 domain-containing protein, giving the protein MSKRLFAALTGDLTDYSKLEEEDRINYVNCLREILSILKERGLIYQIFRGDSFQAVLPSPGDALSTALIIRAYIISRKFDSKSKIRPDVRIAIGVGGIDHYNEENISSSDGEAFRNSGPELDRMDKKRQKTVIKTNFPEVNRELKTECALLDAVISKWTSNQAEVVYYTLSGKNQTETAKILNISQSNVSSKLNSANFDSFKVMIERYRELIDGAEQ; this is encoded by the coding sequence ATGAGTAAAAGATTATTTGCAGCTCTAACCGGAGATTTAACTGACTATTCAAAACTGGAAGAAGAAGACAGAATCAACTATGTGAATTGCCTGCGGGAAATACTAAGCATTTTGAAAGAGAGAGGGCTTATTTATCAAATCTTCCGGGGAGATAGTTTTCAGGCGGTTCTGCCTTCACCAGGAGATGCCCTTAGTACTGCATTGATCATCAGAGCCTATATCATTTCCCGCAAATTTGATTCCAAAAGTAAGATCAGACCTGATGTAAGAATCGCCATTGGTGTAGGGGGCATAGATCACTATAATGAAGAAAATATTAGCAGTTCCGATGGCGAAGCATTCAGAAATTCCGGGCCGGAACTTGACAGGATGGATAAAAAAAGACAAAAAACGGTTATCAAAACGAATTTTCCGGAAGTAAACAGAGAACTAAAGACTGAATGTGCCCTTTTGGACGCAGTAATCTCAAAATGGACATCAAATCAGGCTGAGGTTGTTTATTATACACTCTCCGGAAAAAACCAGACTGAAACAGCTAAAATCCTCAATATCAGCCAGAGCAATGTATCATCAAAATTAAATTCAGCAAATTTTGATTCATTTAAAGTGATGATTGAAAGGTATAGAGAATTAATTGACGGAGCTGAACAATGA
- a CDS encoding TfuA-related McrA-glycine thioamidation protein has product MKPDAVVFLGPSLPETEAEKILPTPPAEYRPPVKRGDLEAVMAEKPKIVCIIDGLFFQDCSVGHREVLKLLNSGIKVYGASSMGALRACELEDFGMTGIGRVFEMYRDGVVESDDEVALACDPFTGEAVSDALIDIRINLERAVYEGIITPDESDIILKTASEIYYPERTYKKIIKAASESIGEASAGKFLEFIGKVPYSQKKEDAKALLSLVAGKMQE; this is encoded by the coding sequence ATGAAGCCAGACGCAGTCGTGTTTCTCGGGCCAAGTCTGCCGGAAACTGAGGCAGAAAAGATTCTGCCCACCCCTCCTGCGGAGTACCGCCCTCCTGTTAAACGCGGTGATCTTGAAGCAGTAATGGCAGAAAAGCCAAAGATAGTCTGCATAATAGACGGCCTCTTCTTTCAGGACTGTTCGGTAGGCCATCGTGAGGTTTTAAAGCTGTTAAATTCCGGAATTAAAGTTTACGGTGCGTCCTCGATGGGTGCCCTTCGTGCGTGTGAACTTGAGGATTTCGGGATGACAGGCATCGGCAGGGTATTTGAGATGTACAGGGATGGTGTTGTTGAGTCTGATGATGAGGTTGCACTTGCCTGTGATCCGTTTACCGGGGAAGCAGTCTCCGATGCTCTGATTGATATAAGAATAAACCTTGAGAGGGCTGTTTACGAAGGAATCATAACTCCGGATGAGAGCGATATAATCCTGAAAACTGCCTCTGAGATCTATTATCCGGAAAGAACATACAAAAAAATAATTAAGGCTGCATCGGAAAGCATCGGAGAAGCATCAGCCGGAAAATTCCTTGAGTTCATCGGGAAAGTTCCCTATTCACAGAAGAAGGAGGATGCAAAGGCACTGCTCTCTCTTGTTGCCGGAAAGATGCAGGAATAA
- a CDS encoding HesA/MoeB/ThiF family protein has protein sequence MKINSERYKRQILLFGEEGQERLSGSKAFIAGAGGLGSPVATYLTIAGVGEITISDCDSVDLSNLNRQFLHHDKDIGRRKTESAADKLSSMNPDVVIRGIDMRISEDNVSGLVKGCDIIIDCLDNFETRQVLNRAAVNLNIPLVHGGISGWSGQATTVIPHKTACLSCLYPASGKTEIFPVIGPTAGVIGAIQAGEAVRVLTGDKGGLEDVLMLWDGRYCTAERIEISRAPNCPVCGNKEFVPDI, from the coding sequence ATGAAGATAAATTCCGAGAGGTATAAGAGACAGATCCTCCTCTTCGGGGAGGAGGGGCAGGAGAGGCTCTCCGGTTCAAAGGCATTTATTGCAGGTGCAGGCGGGCTTGGAAGTCCGGTTGCGACATATCTCACAATTGCAGGGGTAGGTGAGATTACAATATCCGACTGTGATTCGGTTGATCTCTCAAACCTTAACAGGCAGTTTCTTCATCATGATAAGGACATAGGCAGGAGAAAGACTGAATCTGCGGCAGATAAGCTCTCCTCAATGAATCCGGATGTTGTCATCCGCGGCATTGATATGAGAATAAGTGAGGATAATGTCTCCGGGCTTGTGAAAGGCTGTGATATTATAATAGACTGTCTTGACAACTTTGAAACAAGGCAGGTCCTGAACAGGGCAGCGGTAAACCTGAATATTCCGCTGGTCCACGGAGGAATTTCGGGATGGTCCGGCCAGGCAACAACCGTTATCCCGCATAAGACAGCATGCCTCTCCTGCCTCTACCCGGCATCAGGTAAAACAGAGATATTCCCGGTTATCGGCCCGACCGCCGGTGTTATAGGGGCCATTCAGGCAGGTGAGGCGGTAAGAGTCCTTACGGGAGATAAAGGCGGACTTGAGGATGTTCTTATGCTCTGGGACGGAAGATACTGCACTGCCGAGAGGATTGAGATCAGCCGTGCTCCAAACTGTCCTGTATGCGGCAATAAGGAATTCGTTCCGGATATATAG
- a CDS encoding sodium-dependent transporter codes for MRKESSSIYHVYTIVIIMAERQIWSSRTTFILAVVGSAIGLGNLWRFPYVVYTNGGGAFLIPYLIALLTIGIPLLILEMGIGYRTRSGAPRAFSRLLGRKYNLFGWMMVLVAFLIVTYYGVIVAWCVDYTVFSINLSWGSDPPAFFYDSFLNISDAFDGIGSIDIVVIGGAIVAWLWIYASVFKGVISLEKMLWITVVLPWILIIVFVVRGITLPGAMDGLAFYLTPDFRALLNPDVWVAAYGQIFYSLSLATGVIIAYSRLIGEKQDLVKNGIIIALANSFTSIFAGLAVFSTLGYLAHTSGVEVTEVVKGGIELAFITYPSVINALPIMPELFGVLFFLMLVNLGISSSFSIVESLNAGILDYVKKPEWVVTGVICIAAFIVGIIYMTNGGLYMIDLVDHYLMAYILPFIGLLEVVFIGYLYGAPKMRTFINRYSDLHLGRWWDYCICFVVPVFLIFALCLNVYEGIFQPYGGYEMLDNIIVYLLIGVIFILAIFMSRLIRNSDDDVDSEVPGDMDSEH; via the coding sequence ATGCGAAAGGAATCATCATCTATTTATCATGTTTATACAATTGTAATAATAATGGCAGAACGGCAAATCTGGAGTTCACGAACGACATTTATCCTGGCGGTGGTAGGCAGTGCCATCGGATTGGGAAATCTGTGGAGATTTCCTTATGTCGTTTACACGAATGGTGGAGGGGCTTTTCTCATTCCGTACCTGATTGCACTTCTTACCATAGGAATTCCTCTTCTTATTCTTGAGATGGGAATCGGCTACAGGACTCGATCCGGTGCTCCACGTGCCTTCAGCAGGCTACTTGGGAGGAAGTATAACCTGTTTGGATGGATGATGGTTCTGGTCGCATTTTTAATTGTTACATATTACGGAGTGATCGTCGCCTGGTGCGTTGATTATACTGTTTTCTCTATCAATCTTTCATGGGGCTCCGATCCACCGGCTTTCTTTTATGATTCGTTTCTAAACATTTCGGATGCTTTTGATGGAATCGGCAGTATCGACATTGTTGTTATAGGTGGAGCGATCGTTGCATGGCTCTGGATTTACGCATCTGTATTCAAGGGTGTCATATCGTTAGAGAAGATGCTCTGGATCACTGTGGTTCTGCCCTGGATTCTTATCATTGTTTTCGTGGTCCGCGGCATCACGCTTCCGGGAGCGATGGACGGGCTTGCTTTTTACCTTACACCCGATTTCCGGGCACTTCTGAATCCGGATGTCTGGGTTGCGGCATACGGGCAGATCTTTTATTCACTCTCACTTGCAACTGGGGTAATCATCGCATATTCACGTCTTATCGGTGAAAAGCAGGATCTCGTCAAGAACGGGATCATCATCGCCCTGGCTAATAGTTTCACCTCGATCTTTGCCGGGCTTGCGGTATTTTCAACTCTTGGATATCTTGCACATACCAGTGGTGTTGAGGTAACTGAGGTCGTGAAAGGAGGAATTGAACTGGCCTTCATCACTTACCCGTCCGTTATAAATGCCCTTCCTATAATGCCTGAACTATTTGGCGTTCTTTTCTTCCTGATGCTTGTAAATCTTGGTATAAGCTCGTCTTTTTCCATAGTTGAGAGTCTGAATGCCGGAATTCTGGATTACGTAAAAAAGCCGGAATGGGTGGTAACAGGTGTGATCTGTATAGCCGCGTTTATAGTAGGCATCATTTATATGACGAATGGGGGTCTGTATATGATTGACCTTGTAGACCACTATCTGATGGCTTACATCCTGCCGTTTATCGGGCTTTTAGAGGTGGTATTCATAGGATATCTTTATGGTGCCCCAAAAATGAGGACCTTTATCAACAGGTACTCAGATCTTCATCTGGGCAGGTGGTGGGATTACTGCATTTGTTTTGTCGTGCCCGTTTTTTTGATCTTCGCTCTTTGTCTCAACGTTTATGAAGGTATATTCCAGCCGTATGGAGGTTATGAGATGCTTGACAATATAATCGTATACCTGCTTATCGGCGTGATTTTTATTCTTGCAATATTCATGTCCCGGCTTATCCGTAATAGTGATGATGATGTGGACTCCGAAGTGCCGGGAGATATGGATTCAGAGCATTGA
- a CDS encoding 3'-5' exonuclease has translation MPFKFSESNTYKYNALRKLCIMYLFFDVETNGFPRRSHDPSNNEIIQPRVVQIAFARYSEEGEEMSSYDAIVHPLTFSIPMQTVKVHGITRQKALKVGIPGKEVFSVFSAEAQKSRCLVAHNISFDYPVVCAELARYGIENGIEDKESVCTMRPKPVKDYCALPRKNGGYKTPKLSELHEILFGESFVGAHDAAADVRACARCFFELKNRGVL, from the coding sequence ATGCCGTTTAAATTTTCCGAATCAAATACCTACAAATACAATGCTCTCCGAAAATTGTGCATAATGTATCTCTTCTTCGATGTCGAAACCAACGGATTTCCAAGACGCAGCCATGATCCGTCAAACAATGAAATAATCCAGCCGAGGGTTGTTCAGATTGCCTTTGCCAGATATTCAGAAGAAGGGGAAGAGATGAGTTCATATGATGCAATTGTGCACCCGCTGACCTTTAGTATACCCATGCAGACCGTAAAAGTTCATGGGATTACAAGACAAAAAGCACTAAAAGTTGGAATTCCGGGAAAAGAGGTATTTAGTGTATTCAGTGCCGAAGCCCAAAAATCAAGATGTCTGGTTGCCCATAACATTAGTTTTGATTATCCGGTTGTATGTGCAGAATTAGCCAGATATGGCATCGAAAACGGGATAGAGGATAAAGAGTCAGTATGCACAATGAGACCAAAACCGGTTAAGGATTATTGTGCACTGCCAAGAAAGAACGGCGGATATAAAACACCGAAACTTAGTGAACTGCATGAAATATTATTCGGAGAATCGTTTGTTGGCGCACATGACGCAGCTGCCGATGTCAGGGCATGTGCACGCTGCTTCTTTGAGTTAAAAAACAGAGGCGTTTTGTAA
- a CDS encoding DUF3307 domain-containing protein, translating to MIIAVQAVFLRMFIAHLLGDFYLQKDEWVEDKRENIWRSKKLYIHSFLVAALTYPFSLAVLSPGSLSGLMNILSPAPGILP from the coding sequence ATGATCATTGCAGTTCAGGCAGTGTTTCTCAGAATGTTTATAGCACACCTGCTTGGTGACTTTTACCTTCAGAAAGATGAATGGGTCGAAGATAAAAGAGAGAATATCTGGAGATCAAAAAAGTTATACATTCACTCATTTCTTGTTGCGGCACTAACATATCCATTTTCATTGGCAGTGTTATCTCCGGGATCATTGAGCGGGCTGATGAATATTTTAAGCCCTGCACCCGGAATATTACCTTAA
- a CDS encoding nitroreductase family protein: protein MSGENEVIKAIMNRRSIRNYQDREVPDEVIETIINAGIHAPSALALQPWSFVVIKDRTLMNKVSDYAKPIVIESLKKAKTGGMTKKYLEMVGEEGFSIFYNAPHLLLILGRNDLLYSDIDCSLCAENIMLAGASLGIGTCWIGSAKTAENSPELMAELKIPDGCHIVAPIIFGYRAEEPETPVKNPPEITWLK, encoded by the coding sequence ATGTCTGGGGAAAACGAAGTAATCAAAGCAATAATGAACCGGAGAAGCATCAGGAATTATCAGGACAGGGAGGTTCCTGACGAAGTTATTGAAACGATTATCAATGCCGGCATACATGCACCGTCTGCCCTTGCACTTCAGCCGTGGAGTTTTGTTGTAATTAAGGACAGGACACTTATGAACAAAGTTTCGGACTATGCAAAGCCGATTGTCATCGAAAGCCTGAAAAAGGCAAAGACAGGCGGGATGACGAAAAAGTACCTTGAGATGGTCGGGGAGGAGGGATTTTCTATATTTTACAATGCACCGCATCTTCTACTTATTCTCGGCCGGAATGATCTATTATATTCTGATATCGACTGTTCCTTATGTGCTGAGAATATCATGCTTGCCGGAGCATCGCTTGGGATAGGGACATGCTGGATCGGTTCTGCAAAAACCGCAGAGAACAGTCCGGAACTGATGGCAGAACTTAAAATTCCGGACGGCTGCCACATAGTCGCCCCGATAATATTCGGCTACAGGGCAGAAGAGCCTGAAACCCCTGTGAAAAACCCGCCGGAAATTACCTGGCTGAAGTGA
- a CDS encoding molybdenum cofactor biosynthesis protein MoaE: MGRIEITKEDIDIAALFKEAANPLAGGFVIFVGTVRDDGIEAIDFESFDEVAVSDMNKIAAEAEEKYSLLSIDIIHRNGLLAVGETILVIQVSASHRHEAFEGCSFILEEIKRFVPIWKKDIKAGGEEEWHH, encoded by the coding sequence ATGGGCAGAATTGAGATAACAAAGGAGGATATTGACATTGCAGCACTCTTTAAGGAGGCTGCAAACCCTCTTGCAGGCGGATTTGTAATCTTTGTCGGGACTGTCAGGGATGACGGCATTGAAGCGATAGACTTTGAGTCCTTTGATGAGGTGGCAGTTTCGGATATGAATAAAATTGCCGCTGAGGCAGAGGAGAAGTATTCTCTACTATCAATTGATATCATCCACAGAAACGGACTGTTAGCTGTCGGAGAGACGATACTCGTAATTCAGGTCTCGGCATCACACAGGCATGAGGCATTTGAAGGGTGCAGTTTCATTCTTGAGGAAATAAAGAGATTTGTGCCGATATGGAAGAAGGACATCAAAGCAGGAGGAGAAGAGGAGTGGCATCACTGA
- a CDS encoding type 1 glutamine amidotransferase family protein, with protein MDRNVYLYVCPGLADWEPSLAIAMISSLNTDLPKIRSYNIITFGLTGDPVKTSGGVTILPDCDVDTVDLTEAAMVILPGSSQYERDDPAQLVPLIRNCINNNIPVAGICGGTLFLAKHGFLDTVRHTSCGQEWLKEHAPDYRGEHLYEAVPSVSDGGIITANPLGFVGFACNIIKELEVFTPEFLEIWHGAVKSGYLDVDQF; from the coding sequence ATGGACAGAAATGTATATCTCTATGTATGCCCGGGCCTCGCTGACTGGGAACCTTCACTTGCTATAGCAATGATCTCCAGCCTCAATACTGACCTCCCAAAGATAAGAAGTTATAATATCATTACATTCGGGCTTACCGGAGATCCGGTTAAAACTTCCGGCGGAGTTACCATCCTTCCCGATTGTGATGTGGATACCGTAGATCTCACCGAAGCGGCGATGGTCATTCTTCCCGGTTCATCGCAGTACGAACGTGACGACCCTGCTCAGCTGGTCCCGCTCATCCGGAACTGTATCAATAATAATATCCCGGTGGCGGGGATATGCGGCGGAACACTGTTTCTTGCAAAACATGGATTTCTCGATACTGTCAGGCACACAAGCTGCGGGCAGGAGTGGCTGAAAGAGCATGCCCCGGATTACCGTGGAGAGCACCTGTACGAGGCCGTGCCGAGTGTAAGCGACGGAGGCATCATCACGGCAAATCCCTTGGGTTTTGTCGGTTTTGCCTGCAATATCATAAAAGAACTGGAAGTTTTCACGCCGGAATTTCTGGAAATCTGGCATGGTGCGGTTAAATCCGGATATCTGGATGTGGATCAGTTTTAG
- a CDS encoding YcaO-related McrA-glycine thioamidation protein, which translates to MASLKLRPCKKKYCGGTHRTKSPEETLDIVEPLARSCGITRVADITKLDRLGIPVYSCMRPGAAEGAISVYNGKGATHTAAKVSAIMEGIERYSAEVNGRELITEKFSALGEDSAVNPADLILPRGIDPDSPIPWTTGYDIISNEEILVPAHAVFHPVPHGSVRFFRTGTNGIASGNATEEAVFHALCEIVERDAWSVVEASGNAGPVIENFRHEILDGMISAFAENDVDVILRDITSDLGIPTVAAVADDVKLKDPALLCIGMGTHLSPAVAAMRAVTEVAQSRATQIHGARENATEASFRVNLGYERTKRLNKKWFDLSEFSDFSSAHTFESDDFLTDINYLSEKLHSAGFERIIVSDLTMDEIGVCVVRVVVPGLEVFAMDNERYGKRCNEARRSRVSRAKSAGN; encoded by the coding sequence GTGGCATCACTGAAGCTCAGACCATGCAAAAAGAAATACTGCGGCGGCACACACAGGACAAAATCCCCTGAAGAGACGCTCGATATTGTTGAACCTCTGGCACGATCCTGCGGCATTACAAGGGTTGCTGACATCACAAAACTTGACAGGCTTGGAATTCCGGTATACTCCTGTATGAGACCCGGTGCAGCCGAGGGTGCAATTTCGGTGTACAACGGAAAAGGGGCAACCCATACAGCCGCAAAGGTCTCTGCCATTATGGAGGGCATTGAGAGATATTCAGCTGAGGTGAACGGCCGTGAGCTGATTACTGAGAAGTTCTCAGCACTGGGCGAAGATTCGGCTGTGAACCCGGCAGATCTTATCCTTCCCCGTGGAATTGACCCGGATTCACCAATCCCGTGGACAACCGGATATGACATAATAAGTAATGAGGAGATTTTAGTCCCGGCACATGCGGTATTTCATCCTGTGCCTCACGGAAGTGTGAGGTTTTTCCGGACAGGAACCAATGGTATCGCATCCGGAAATGCGACTGAAGAGGCGGTTTTTCATGCCCTCTGCGAGATTGTTGAGAGGGATGCCTGGTCGGTTGTTGAGGCATCAGGAAATGCAGGGCCGGTCATTGAGAATTTCAGACATGAGATTCTTGACGGTATGATCTCGGCATTTGCAGAGAACGATGTTGATGTAATATTAAGGGACATCACAAGTGACCTGGGAATTCCGACCGTTGCTGCGGTTGCGGATGATGTTAAGCTTAAAGACCCGGCACTTCTCTGCATAGGCATGGGAACGCACCTCTCACCTGCGGTCGCTGCAATGAGGGCGGTCACCGAGGTTGCACAGAGCCGTGCAACCCAGATTCACGGTGCAAGGGAGAATGCAACCGAAGCTTCATTCAGGGTAAATCTTGGGTATGAGAGGACAAAGAGGCTTAATAAGAAGTGGTTTGATCTCTCAGAGTTCTCTGATTTTTCGTCCGCACACACCTTTGAGTCTGATGACTTCCTGACAGACATAAACTATCTCTCTGAAAAGCTGCATAGTGCCGGGTTTGAGAGGATAATTGTCTCAGATCTCACAATGGATGAGATCGGAGTTTGTGTTGTGAGAGTTGTAGTGCCCGGACTTGAGGTATTTGCGATGGACAATGAGAGGTATGGAAAGAGGTGCAATGAAGCCAGACGCAGTCGTGTTTCTCGGGCCAAGTCTGCCGGAAACTGA
- a CDS encoding MoaD/ThiS family protein, which translates to MKVEFQAFARYKDVFGPGGEVSLPDGTTIKGALLIFAEEKKSRETLFDGDEIRDDVLIMLNRQRVDAESADGIIPEDGDKIIIYPPVSGG; encoded by the coding sequence ATGAAAGTGGAATTTCAGGCATTTGCAAGATATAAGGATGTTTTCGGCCCGGGAGGGGAGGTAAGCCTTCCGGACGGGACCACAATAAAAGGGGCTTTACTCATTTTTGCGGAAGAGAAGAAGAGCAGGGAGACGCTCTTTGACGGCGATGAAATCCGTGATGATGTATTAATAATGCTGAACCGTCAGAGGGTGGACGCTGAATCTGCGGATGGGATAATTCCGGAAGACGGGGATAAGATAATTATCTATCCGCCGGTTTCAGGAGGATGA
- a CDS encoding ATP-grasp domain-containing protein: protein MTMTEKQKPAVVIIDAFSTGKFFPVKLFNRGYDIIHVVSTPDMSPVFRSEMEETKNKLGDVFSEWLVSDNNPEEIAEKLKGCNIIAVIPAADSGVEFAEALAELLNLPGNGKNKRAARKDKFLMQKALTEAGVPTMAYHEAESEDDLLKWAEKLGKWPIVIKPNKGAATVGVHICRNEEELKTAWKDLAGTSDLFGNKNNTVLAEEYLKGTEYIVNTVSYNGRHLLTDFWVYKKIYLPGISQIYDYARLLPYPEPGDPLYEIISYTLSTLEALEITRGPAHTEIMMTESGPRLIETNLRVMGGSLPPDLMDECIGQNQVDLAIDSYVNPEKFMEEIENKYTIKNHLMMKVLRSGRSGQLKEIPLLDLLCELPSMHSGNLVHLIESGNLEDTIDLQTAPGLIFLRHPVEDVLLADYRTISDLEDLAQDRLYELDEKADENSGIDSVFRESLKSGIVREQGECISDAELIFTHLNLKDGEEILYCPCNDWEMIRVLAGKGLKITGIDNNAESVRTAREKFKADNIPGEFLNLDLNEMAFESRFDIILTGPGPFNEKRDPLTLRRYITFLRPGGKLVVEAPVSQGEGSSLPGEQSAGAYSSVYRIMMIAGGLGDISIIDEKGGDISEDSERMFISGIKP from the coding sequence ATGACCATGACAGAGAAACAAAAACCTGCAGTCGTAATCATTGATGCTTTTTCCACGGGAAAATTCTTTCCGGTGAAACTTTTCAATCGCGGTTACGACATCATCCATGTGGTAAGCACCCCTGATATGTCACCTGTATTCCGCTCGGAGATGGAAGAGACAAAGAACAAACTGGGAGATGTCTTTTCAGAGTGGCTGGTCAGCGATAACAACCCGGAAGAGATTGCAGAGAAGCTGAAAGGCTGTAATATTATTGCAGTTATCCCCGCAGCGGATTCCGGAGTAGAATTTGCCGAAGCACTTGCCGAATTGCTGAATCTGCCCGGAAACGGCAAGAATAAACGTGCTGCAAGAAAGGATAAATTTCTGATGCAAAAGGCCCTGACCGAGGCAGGTGTGCCCACTATGGCATATCATGAAGCCGAATCTGAAGACGACCTCCTGAAATGGGCAGAAAAACTTGGCAAATGGCCTATCGTCATAAAACCGAACAAAGGTGCAGCAACAGTAGGGGTTCATATATGCAGGAATGAAGAGGAATTGAAAACGGCATGGAAGGATCTGGCAGGAACCAGCGATCTGTTTGGGAACAAAAACAACACTGTACTTGCGGAGGAGTATCTTAAAGGCACGGAATATATCGTCAATACCGTAAGCTACAACGGAAGACATCTCCTGACCGATTTCTGGGTATATAAAAAGATCTACCTCCCCGGAATCTCGCAGATATATGACTATGCAAGGCTCCTGCCGTACCCTGAACCCGGAGATCCCCTTTATGAGATAATATCATATACTCTCAGCACTCTCGAAGCCCTTGAAATAACACGCGGACCCGCACACACGGAGATAATGATGACCGAATCAGGCCCCAGACTGATAGAAACAAATTTAAGGGTAATGGGAGGTTCACTGCCGCCCGATTTGATGGATGAGTGCATCGGACAGAACCAGGTGGACCTTGCAATTGATTCTTACGTGAATCCTGAAAAATTCATGGAGGAGATTGAAAATAAATATACAATTAAAAATCACCTGATGATGAAAGTCTTAAGATCAGGCAGGAGCGGGCAGCTTAAGGAGATACCGCTTCTTGATCTGCTGTGCGAACTTCCCAGTATGCACAGCGGAAATCTGGTCCATCTGATAGAGTCGGGGAATCTTGAAGATACCATTGATCTTCAGACGGCTCCGGGGCTTATATTCCTCAGGCACCCGGTAGAAGATGTTCTGCTTGCGGATTACAGGACAATATCTGATCTTGAAGATCTTGCACAGGACCGGCTTTATGAACTCGATGAAAAGGCGGATGAAAATTCCGGCATAGACAGTGTATTCAGAGAGAGCCTTAAATCCGGCATCGTGAGAGAGCAGGGAGAGTGCATATCGGATGCAGAATTGATATTCACTCATTTAAATCTCAAAGACGGCGAGGAAATTCTCTATTGCCCCTGCAATGACTGGGAAATGATCAGGGTTCTCGCGGGAAAGGGGCTGAAGATTACCGGAATAGACAATAATGCGGAAAGCGTCAGAACAGCCAGGGAGAAGTTTAAGGCCGACAATATTCCCGGAGAGTTCCTGAACCTGGACCTGAATGAAATGGCCTTCGAAAGTCGCTTCGACATTATATTGACAGGGCCGGGCCCGTTCAATGAAAAACGCGATCCGCTCACACTTCGCAGGTACATAACCTTCCTGAGACCGGGAGGAAAACTGGTTGTTGAAGCTCCGGTATCTCAGGGAGAGGGCAGCAGTCTTCCCGGTGAGCAGTCCGCCGGTGCCTACTCTTCAGTGTACAGGATTATGATGATTGCAGGCGGACTTGGGGACATATCTATAATCGATGAAAAAGGTGGGGATATTTCTGAAGACTCTGAGAGAATGTTCATATCAGGCATTAAACCGTAA
- a CDS encoding STAS domain-containing protein, with protein sequence MNIMEINRKKSEPAEIIMVKGRIDAQNSSILDEYLKEAIESGSEKIIINMNEVDYISSSGLRVMLLASKKVKLSGGDIKLSGLKPFVMDVFVVSGFNNIFDFYDSDNEALSDFIK encoded by the coding sequence ATGAATATCATGGAAATTAACCGGAAAAAATCGGAACCAGCTGAAATTATTATGGTCAAAGGCAGGATAGATGCACAAAACTCAAGTATTCTCGATGAATATCTGAAAGAGGCTATAGAATCAGGTTCTGAGAAGATTATAATCAATATGAATGAAGTGGATTATATCAGCAGCTCGGGGCTTAGAGTAATGCTTTTGGCATCGAAAAAAGTAAAGCTATCAGGAGGAGACATAAAATTATCCGGATTAAAACCTTTTGTCATGGATGTATTCGTTGTATCCGGATTTAACAATATTTTTGATTTTTACGACTCGGATAATGAAGCACTTTCAGATTTTATAAAATAA